In a single window of the Gossypium hirsutum isolate 1008001.06 chromosome A13, Gossypium_hirsutum_v2.1, whole genome shotgun sequence genome:
- the LOC107894929 gene encoding uncharacterized protein At1g05835, which yields MATTLTFFFVVLFLALIGQGYCQCTLADVKIIQTQTGKTVENKPEWKATVKNDCICTQSDLKLSCDGFQTVEAVDSSLMAKTGAECLINGGQPVASSSNLSFNYAWDTSFPFKPLSSQINCS from the exons ATGGCTACCACTCTCACTTTCTTCTTTGTTGTTCTCTTTCTTGCTCTCATTGGCCAAG GATATTGTCAATGCACGTTGGCTGATGTGAAAATCATCCAAACACAAACCGGCAAAACAGTGGAAAACAAGCCAGAGTGGAAAGCCACAGTAAAAAACGATTGTATCTGCACTCAGTCTGATTTGAAGCTCAGTTGCGACGGGTTTCAGACGGTGGAGGCCGTCGATTCTTCGTTGATGGCGAAAACTGGTGCCGAATGCTTGATAAACGGCGGCCAACCGGTGGCTTCTTCCAGTAACTTGAGCTTCAACTATGCATGGGATACTTCATTTCCTTTCAAGCCCTTGTCTTCGCAAATCAACTGTTCTTAA
- the LOC107894661 gene encoding putative GEM-like protein 8 has translation MFRTWSPRTCDTSIKIAAPNGELVRVHYKVPTPLEKIKGLNESENMEKPSQKYMEIVTVDDFEFCFMGFLNYQKGFKYLQQAIISKRL, from the exons ATGTTTCGCACATGGAGTCCGAGAACATG TGACACATCAATCAAAATCGCTGCTCCTAATGGAGAATTGGTCAGAGTCCATTACAAG GTTCCAACTCCACTTGAGAAAATAAAGGGACTGAATGAGAGTGAAAACATGGAGAAACCATCACAAAAGTACATGGAAATTGTGACGGTGGATGATTTTGAGTTCTGCTTTATGGGGTTCTTGAATTACCAAAAAGGTTTCAAGTACCTTCAACAAGCAATTATTTCTAAAAGACTATGA